A single window of Cellulomonas sp. NTE-D12 DNA harbors:
- a CDS encoding restriction endonuclease subunit S produces MSDEWTPGSLGKHLTRVRRKVAVEDGIAYPAVSVQMYGRGIGAKPPFVGGESKYQALFRVRQGDVVLRTITAFEAPAAVARAEHDGSHVSSVFITYEIAEDVLPGYLALFFQSQALWDEMKNRASGTVLRRKTISDKEFQAIPIAIPPLAVQERIVDVIAAVDDQVAALDAEAEAQIGVTSGLRSALLTPGRDWTEVRIGDVAIAATGRAFPDKYQGHATGQVPYFKVADLNGPRNDPVLSVASNWLDAEGVAAVRPRVCPRGTVVFPILGAALATEKRRILGHPSAFDQNLMGLILGERVLPDFMLAVMSQVRLAELTQNGAVPSVNQGIVSAIRIHLPPLAEQESIGRTLDAPQKLIAATRAEADLLRVVRASLLNGLLNRDIEIADAAAAAERVVA; encoded by the coding sequence ATGAGTGACGAGTGGACGCCCGGCTCACTGGGCAAGCATCTGACACGGGTGCGCCGAAAAGTCGCGGTCGAGGACGGAATTGCCTACCCCGCCGTGAGCGTGCAGATGTACGGCCGAGGCATTGGCGCGAAGCCGCCCTTCGTAGGCGGAGAGTCGAAGTACCAGGCCCTGTTCCGCGTACGCCAGGGCGACGTCGTCCTTCGGACTATCACGGCGTTCGAGGCTCCCGCAGCCGTCGCTCGAGCCGAACATGACGGCTCTCATGTGTCGAGCGTGTTCATCACCTACGAGATTGCGGAGGACGTACTTCCAGGCTACCTCGCTCTGTTCTTTCAATCGCAGGCCCTCTGGGATGAGATGAAGAACAGAGCCTCCGGCACCGTCCTGCGTCGCAAGACCATCTCGGACAAGGAGTTCCAAGCCATCCCGATCGCGATACCGCCGTTGGCGGTCCAGGAGCGGATCGTCGATGTCATCGCCGCAGTCGACGATCAGGTCGCTGCCCTCGACGCCGAGGCGGAGGCCCAGATTGGGGTAACCTCTGGGTTGCGCAGCGCTCTACTCACGCCCGGCAGGGACTGGACCGAGGTGCGAATCGGAGACGTCGCCATCGCTGCGACGGGACGCGCCTTCCCGGATAAGTACCAGGGGCACGCCACGGGGCAGGTCCCTTACTTCAAGGTCGCCGACCTTAACGGACCGCGCAATGACCCGGTACTCTCGGTCGCGTCCAACTGGCTCGATGCTGAAGGCGTGGCAGCCGTTAGGCCTCGCGTGTGCCCACGCGGGACGGTCGTCTTCCCTATCTTGGGAGCCGCCTTGGCGACGGAAAAACGCAGGATCTTGGGCCATCCATCTGCATTCGACCAGAACCTCATGGGTCTCATCCTCGGCGAACGAGTCTTGCCGGACTTCATGCTGGCCGTCATGTCGCAAGTACGGTTGGCCGAGCTGACCCAGAACGGCGCGGTACCTTCGGTAAATCAAGGCATCGTTTCGGCGATCCGCATTCACCTCCCGCCCCTGGCCGAGCAGGAATCGATCGGACGCACTCTAGATGCGCCTCAGAAGTTGATCGCGGCCACCCGCGCAGAGGCTGACCTTCTGCGGGTGGTCCGGGCGTCGCTGCTCAACGGGCTGCTGAACCGGGATATCGAGATCGCTGACGCCGCGGCTGCTGCCGAAAGGGTGGTGGCCTGA
- a CDS encoding helix-turn-helix domain-containing protein yields MTETTTTGRLLTMDQAAERLSMSTRWVRHMIRLGQIPAVHLGRSVRLYDEDVDAFARRHRRAVDQ; encoded by the coding sequence GTGACCGAGACCACGACTACCGGACGACTGCTGACAATGGACCAGGCCGCCGAGCGCCTGAGCATGTCCACGCGCTGGGTGCGGCACATGATCCGCCTGGGCCAGATCCCCGCTGTGCACCTGGGCCGGTCGGTCCGCCTGTACGACGAGGACGTCGACGCGTTCGCCCGCCGGCACCGGCGCGCTGTGGACCAGTAG
- a CDS encoding site-specific integrase, with product MGTALQRHGESPVGAVMATGLTAEDAVRVGAAVDAATAANTRRVYASAWRGWQAWCTGRGVSSLPATAAGIASYLAERAEAGASASTLDVAVAAIRAVHLEHGLDDPTLDPRLALVRRGLRRTVGLAARRQSHPLSVAEVGRILRHIDRATPAGARDAALLLVGFASALRRSELAALSTADVEWRPTGVLLTIRKSKGDQDGRGQIVAVARGEHAETDPVAALHAWLQVRPAGSGPLFSRMRRGGHVTSEPLSGAAVARVLQGRAAGAGLSDLPISGHSLRSGHATAAAAAGVGVERIAAQTRHRHVDTLIHRYIRPVEALATTSSAGLGL from the coding sequence GTGGGAACAGCCCTGCAGAGGCACGGCGAGTCACCGGTCGGCGCCGTGATGGCCACTGGCCTGACCGCCGAGGACGCCGTCCGCGTTGGTGCCGCCGTCGACGCAGCTACGGCGGCCAACACGCGCCGGGTGTACGCCTCGGCGTGGCGCGGCTGGCAGGCCTGGTGCACGGGCAGGGGAGTGTCGAGCCTTCCGGCAACCGCAGCGGGTATCGCCTCGTACCTGGCCGAGCGAGCCGAGGCGGGGGCGTCGGCCTCGACGCTGGACGTCGCTGTCGCGGCGATCCGCGCGGTGCACCTGGAACACGGGCTCGACGACCCCACGCTCGATCCGCGGCTGGCGCTCGTGCGTCGCGGTCTTCGTCGCACGGTGGGTCTGGCGGCACGGCGTCAGTCGCACCCGCTGTCAGTGGCCGAGGTCGGGCGCATCCTGCGCCACATCGACCGTGCGACGCCGGCCGGAGCCCGTGACGCGGCCCTTCTGCTCGTCGGCTTCGCCTCGGCGCTGCGCCGTTCGGAGCTGGCGGCGCTGAGCACGGCCGACGTGGAGTGGCGCCCAACGGGCGTCCTGCTGACCATCAGGAAGTCGAAGGGCGACCAGGATGGCCGGGGACAGATCGTTGCGGTTGCCCGCGGTGAGCATGCGGAGACGGACCCGGTGGCCGCGCTGCACGCATGGCTCCAGGTGCGACCGGCGGGGTCTGGTCCGCTGTTCAGTCGGATGCGTCGCGGCGGGCACGTGACCTCCGAGCCCTTGTCGGGGGCGGCAGTCGCGCGGGTCCTCCAGGGGCGGGCCGCCGGGGCGGGGCTGTCCGACCTGCCCATCAGCGGCCACTCCCTGCGCTCGGGGCACGCCACCGCGGCCGCCGCCGCGGGTGTCGGAGTCGAGCGCATCGCTGCCCAGACGCGCCACCGTCACGTCGACACCTTGATCCACCGCTACATCCGGCCGGTGGAGGCCCTGGCGACCACGAGCAGCGCAGGGCTGGGTCTGTAA
- a CDS encoding tyrosine-type recombinase/integrase — translation MAEPKRLHEAVEEYVTYRRPRVAATTATNEAFVLRRFAAWYGNVQLRNMRPDRVGEWFFGTAGVLADHVTRDARHRRPITPATANYYRTRLNSFFVWATKRGYLRQDLLADVQPLPVTRRVRLQISAETLLGLPGLARDERDAAFIALITNSGFRASTATSIRVGDVDLVGGTIRVRVSKSHLEDLFPVSADLAPALAEWLRKYTLQLGRPLTPADYLFPARRPAVYRWVTLADGSKDRQRTQAGWRPDRPLHRPEVVVQDALRAAGVEVGAGEGVHTIRRSVARAFFDQAAEAGYDGALRVTSALLHHRSSQTTEVYLGLAADRMKRDTALRGQPFLSEIAARKRRERIHVIDKASGAS, via the coding sequence ATGGCGGAGCCGAAGCGACTGCACGAAGCCGTCGAGGAGTACGTCACCTACCGGCGTCCGCGGGTCGCGGCGACCACGGCGACGAACGAGGCCTTCGTCCTCCGCCGCTTCGCAGCCTGGTACGGGAACGTGCAGCTGCGCAACATGCGCCCGGACCGCGTCGGTGAGTGGTTCTTCGGCACGGCAGGCGTGCTGGCCGATCACGTGACCCGGGACGCCAGGCACCGGCGTCCGATCACCCCGGCGACGGCCAACTACTACCGGACGCGCCTCAACTCGTTCTTCGTCTGGGCCACGAAGCGCGGCTACCTCCGTCAAGACTTGTTGGCGGATGTGCAACCGCTCCCGGTGACGCGGCGGGTGCGCCTACAGATCAGCGCCGAGACCCTCCTTGGTCTGCCGGGCCTCGCGCGCGACGAGCGGGACGCCGCGTTCATCGCACTCATCACCAACTCCGGCTTCCGGGCGAGCACCGCCACGAGCATCCGCGTCGGGGATGTCGACCTCGTCGGAGGCACCATCAGGGTCCGAGTCTCGAAGTCGCACCTCGAAGACCTGTTCCCGGTCAGCGCAGACCTGGCGCCTGCACTGGCGGAGTGGCTCCGGAAGTACACCCTGCAGCTGGGACGGCCCCTAACGCCGGCCGACTACCTGTTCCCGGCGCGGAGGCCCGCGGTCTACAGGTGGGTGACCCTCGCCGACGGCTCGAAGGACCGACAGCGCACGCAGGCAGGGTGGCGTCCGGACCGTCCCCTGCACCGACCGGAGGTCGTCGTGCAGGACGCTCTCCGGGCTGCCGGGGTCGAGGTGGGGGCGGGCGAGGGTGTGCACACCATCAGGCGGTCCGTCGCCCGCGCGTTCTTCGACCAGGCCGCGGAGGCGGGCTATGACGGCGCGCTCCGGGTCACCTCCGCGCTGCTGCACCACCGGAGCAGCCAGACGACCGAGGTCTACCTCGGCCTGGCAGCGGACCGGATGAAGCGCGACACCGCACTCCGGGGCCAGCCGTTCCTCTCCGAGATCGCGGCGAGGAAGCGCCGAGAGCGCATCCACGTGATCGACAAGGCGTCCGGTGCCTCGTGA
- a CDS encoding HsdR family type I site-specific deoxyribonuclease: MVGGVPEKQFQNTLIDWSIPLGWKYVAGRELPRERTQTVVVPYLRDAVVRLNVRVIDDFDVDAIVDAVVASVSKVEGGLVASNERVLKLLRGGIEARNRDDELHTLRLVDFDKWGANSLVVSDEVSIAVSGATTRRFDLVYYVNGLPVVVVETKSPTANSSWADAATEINNVYAAEYTWFFTPNVFCVASDGVKLRFGAALAPVNKWQPFRSTADDEALSGMADVARSVQLLLAPANVLDILANFCLFDTAGDGVDIKYLPRYPQKEAAHLIHDRVVSGGDCGLIWHHQGSGKTLLMIFAASLLLNDTRTASPTIILLSDRTQLVRQTSGVFVSALGNQFFHKPETSAELRALLATGVRGVISTTVHKFAEAGQSLSVRSNIVVMVDEAHRTQSAKTESLAGQMRSALPNAKFFGMTGTPVANLNTDTFALFGDPSDPKRVLHYYGATRSLADEATVPVLFEPHPVKFETDTNGLEDEFGKFAEANELDDVDKETLSRKFGRLTSLFSNPERVEEVCQDIVDHYLATAYRNEMKAQVVAYNRELAVAYTNKINEILAGYGAQQILAEVGRHEAIAAEVNVSVSDSKDEDPAMRRHHMTEAVEEDQKRRFLTPDDPLCFLVVTAKLLTGFDAPNEGVLYLDKPLTKHTLYQTITRPNRTWVSPSGFVKTQGAVVDYIGLAEQVQGAVIDPAFDGTGPKKSFITGMSELVIGFRTTIDRIEDVLVEGGVDIHGDDGALARFAALSAINTFLDEHPDAAEEFKKDYRLLAKLYPYVSKDARVARYDDTFALFGAVYVTLFKQSTDEERRHRLAELGPQVLAIINTHVHDFEVASAQGEALLLDQQGFMILRELMVTITPDVPVDTDAQPPSAKEILDRIKDALDHGVDERSVKYVALAERIRALRERVIRNAVDTLEFLTEALQIAKSIVQAQQSKDEPLVADADHIGVLTRIITEHQPKGMTVTARHLAEEIDQVVKRTLARSWDNTEDRGRGVRRAAAAVFRKYLLRPVGEPFDSTVAYIEAHYLLD; the protein is encoded by the coding sequence ATGGTCGGCGGCGTACCCGAGAAGCAGTTCCAGAACACGCTAATCGACTGGTCGATCCCGCTCGGGTGGAAGTACGTGGCCGGGCGCGAGCTGCCCCGTGAGCGCACGCAGACGGTCGTTGTGCCGTACCTGCGGGATGCGGTGGTTCGCCTCAACGTGAGGGTGATCGACGACTTCGATGTGGACGCGATCGTCGATGCGGTGGTTGCCTCGGTCAGCAAGGTCGAGGGCGGCCTGGTGGCCTCCAACGAGCGGGTGCTCAAGTTGCTGCGCGGCGGCATCGAGGCCCGTAACCGCGACGACGAGCTCCACACGCTGCGGCTCGTTGACTTCGACAAGTGGGGCGCCAACTCACTCGTGGTCTCCGATGAAGTGTCGATCGCGGTGTCGGGGGCGACCACCCGCCGGTTCGACCTCGTGTACTACGTCAACGGCTTGCCGGTCGTTGTTGTCGAGACGAAATCCCCGACGGCGAACAGCTCGTGGGCCGACGCCGCCACGGAGATCAACAACGTCTACGCCGCCGAGTACACCTGGTTCTTCACGCCGAACGTGTTCTGCGTCGCCTCCGACGGTGTGAAGCTACGGTTCGGCGCGGCCCTCGCACCGGTCAACAAGTGGCAGCCGTTCCGGTCCACCGCCGACGACGAGGCGCTGTCCGGGATGGCCGACGTCGCGCGGTCCGTGCAGTTGCTGCTCGCACCTGCCAACGTGCTCGACATCCTGGCCAACTTCTGCCTATTCGACACCGCCGGTGACGGCGTGGACATCAAGTACCTGCCGCGGTATCCGCAGAAGGAGGCGGCCCACCTCATCCACGACCGGGTCGTGTCCGGAGGGGACTGTGGGCTGATCTGGCACCACCAGGGGTCCGGCAAGACGCTGCTGATGATCTTCGCGGCCTCGCTGCTGCTGAACGACACCCGCACGGCCTCGCCGACGATCATCCTGCTGTCTGACCGCACCCAACTGGTCCGCCAGACCTCTGGGGTGTTCGTCAGCGCCCTAGGCAACCAGTTCTTCCACAAGCCCGAGACCAGCGCCGAGCTCCGAGCGCTGCTGGCGACCGGCGTGCGCGGCGTGATCTCGACGACGGTCCACAAGTTCGCCGAGGCAGGCCAGAGCCTGTCGGTCCGCTCGAACATCGTGGTAATGGTCGACGAGGCGCACCGGACCCAGTCAGCCAAGACCGAGTCGCTGGCAGGGCAGATGCGGTCCGCGCTGCCGAACGCGAAGTTCTTCGGGATGACCGGCACGCCCGTGGCCAACCTGAACACCGACACCTTCGCTCTGTTCGGCGACCCTTCGGACCCTAAGCGGGTGCTCCACTACTACGGGGCCACCCGCTCCCTGGCCGACGAGGCGACCGTCCCGGTGCTGTTCGAGCCGCACCCCGTCAAGTTCGAGACGGACACCAATGGGCTCGAGGATGAGTTCGGGAAGTTCGCCGAGGCCAACGAGCTGGACGACGTGGACAAGGAGACCTTGTCCCGCAAGTTCGGCCGGCTCACCTCCCTGTTCTCCAATCCCGAGCGCGTGGAGGAGGTGTGCCAGGACATCGTCGACCACTACCTGGCCACCGCCTACCGCAACGAGATGAAGGCGCAGGTCGTCGCCTACAACCGCGAGTTGGCCGTGGCGTACACCAACAAGATCAACGAGATCCTGGCCGGCTACGGCGCCCAGCAGATCCTCGCCGAGGTGGGGCGCCACGAGGCGATCGCCGCCGAGGTGAACGTCTCGGTCTCGGACTCCAAGGATGAGGACCCCGCGATGCGCCGGCACCACATGACCGAGGCGGTGGAGGAAGACCAGAAGCGTCGGTTCCTGACTCCCGACGACCCGCTGTGTTTCCTGGTCGTCACCGCCAAGCTCCTGACGGGCTTCGACGCGCCCAACGAGGGCGTGCTGTACCTCGACAAGCCGCTGACCAAGCACACGCTGTACCAGACGATCACCCGGCCCAACCGCACCTGGGTCTCGCCCAGCGGCTTCGTCAAAACTCAGGGCGCCGTCGTCGACTACATCGGGCTCGCCGAGCAGGTCCAGGGTGCGGTCATCGACCCGGCCTTCGACGGCACCGGCCCCAAGAAGTCGTTCATTACCGGCATGAGCGAGCTCGTCATTGGGTTCCGGACCACGATCGACCGGATCGAGGACGTCCTCGTTGAAGGCGGGGTGGACATCCACGGTGACGACGGCGCGCTTGCGCGTTTCGCCGCGCTGAGCGCCATTAACACCTTCCTCGACGAGCACCCGGATGCCGCGGAGGAGTTCAAGAAGGACTACCGGCTGCTGGCCAAGCTGTACCCGTACGTCTCGAAGGACGCGCGCGTCGCGCGCTACGACGACACGTTCGCCCTCTTCGGTGCCGTCTACGTCACCCTGTTCAAGCAGTCCACGGACGAGGAGCGCCGGCACCGCCTGGCCGAGCTCGGGCCCCAGGTGCTGGCCATCATCAACACTCACGTGCACGACTTCGAGGTCGCGTCCGCACAGGGCGAGGCGCTCCTGCTCGACCAGCAGGGCTTCATGATCCTGCGCGAACTCATGGTCACCATCACGCCCGACGTCCCGGTCGACACCGACGCCCAGCCTCCGTCGGCGAAGGAGATCCTCGACCGCATCAAGGACGCCCTTGATCACGGGGTCGACGAGCGGTCCGTTAAGTATGTCGCCCTGGCAGAGCGGATCCGGGCCTTGCGAGAGCGGGTGATTCGGAACGCCGTCGACACGTTGGAATTCCTCACGGAAGCGCTCCAGATCGCGAAGAGTATCGTCCAGGCGCAGCAATCCAAGGACGAGCCGTTGGTCGCCGACGCCGATCACATCGGTGTCCTCACTCGCATCATCACTGAGCACCAGCCGAAGGGCATGACCGTTACTGCACGGCACCTTGCTGAAGAGATCGACCAGGTCGTGAAGCGGACGCTTGCCCGGAGCTGGGACAACACCGAGGATCGCGGCCGGGGCGTCCGCCGCGCCGCTGCTGCGGTCTTCCGCAAGTACTTGTTGCGGCCGGTGGGTGAACCCTTCGACTCGACCGTGGCGTACATCGAGGCGCACTACCTACTCGACTGA